A genomic region of Hippoglossus hippoglossus isolate fHipHip1 chromosome 8, fHipHip1.pri, whole genome shotgun sequence contains the following coding sequences:
- the usp7 gene encoding ubiquitin carboxyl-terminal hydrolase 7 isoform X4: MNHHHTQQQQQQKAGEQQLSEPEDMEMEAGDTDDPPRLPANPVINGNVAMADGHNNTEDDMEDDTSWRSEATFRFVVERFSRLSESVLSPSCFVRNLPWKIMVMPRFYPDRPHQKSVGFFLQCNAESDSTSWSCHAQAMLKIINYKDDEKSFSRRISHLFFHKENDWGFSNFMSWSDVTDPERGFVDDDKVTFEVYVQADAPHGVAWDSKKHTGYVGLKNQGATCYMNSLLQTLFFTNQLRRAVYMMPTEGDDSSKSVPLALQRVFYELQHSDKPVGTKKLTKSFGWETLDSFMQHDVQELCRVLLDNVENKMKGTCVEGTIPKLFRGKMVSYIQCKHVDYRSERIEDYYDIQLSIKGKKNIFESFKDYVATEQLDGDNKYDAGEHGLQEAEKGVKFLTFPPILHLQLMRFMYDPQTDQNIKINDRFEFPDQLPLDEFLQKTDSKDPANYILHAVLVHSGDNHGGHYVVYLNPKGDGKVSVKEPIWCKFDDDVVSRCTKEEAIEHNYGGHDDDLSVRHCTNAYMLVYIRESKLSEVLQPMTDVDIPQQLVERLQEEKRVEAQKRKERQEAHLYMQVQMVTEDQFCGHQGNDMYDEEKVKYTVFKVLKSSTLQEFVLNLSQTMGFPQDQMRLWPMQARSNGTKRPAMLDYEADCNKSMIDLSDNENPWTIFLETVDPEMAASGATLPKFDKDHDVMLFLKMYDPKTRSLNYCGHIYTPISCKIRDLLPVMCERAGFQQETSLILYEEVKPNLTERIQDYDVSLDKALDELMDGDIIVFQKDDPENDSSELPTAKDYFRDLYHRVDVIFCDKTIHNDPGFVVTLSNRMNYFQVAKTVAQRLNTDPMLLQFFKSQGDGPGNPLRHNYEGTLRDLLQFFKPRQPKKLYYQQLKMKITDFENRRSFKSIWLNTQFREEEITLYPDKHGCVRDLLEECKKAVELSEKGSDKLRLLEIVSYKIIGVHQEDELLECLSPAASRTFRIEEIPLDQVDLDKDSEMLIPVAHFHKEVFGTFGIPFLLKIRQGESFRDVMRRIQTMLDIQEKEFEKFKFAIVMMGRHQYITEDEYEVNLKDFEQPGNMSQPRPWLGLDHFNKAPKRGRYTYLEKAIKIHN; the protein is encoded by the exons CTGGGGACACAGACGATCCTCCAAGACTCCCAGCCAACCCTGTGATCAATGGTAACGTGGCCATGGCAGAtggacacaacaacacagaggatGACATGGAAGACG ACACCAGTTGGCGGTCAGAGGCGACGTTCCGGTTTGTGGTAGAACGTTTCAGCCGCCTGAGCGAGTCGGTGCTCAGCCCGTCCTGCTTTGTCCGGAACCTTCCATGGAAGATAATGGTGATGCCTCGCTTCTATCCAGACCGGCCACACCAGAAGAGCGTGGGCTTCTTCCTACAGTGTAACGCAGAGTCCGACTCAAC GTCGTGGTCTTGCCATGCGCAGGCCATGTTGAAGATCATCAACTACAAAGACGATGAGAAGTCTTTCAGCCGCAGGATCAGTCACCTGTTCTTCCACAAAGAGAATGACTGGGGCTTCTCCAACTTCATGTCCTGGAGT GATGTGACCGATCCAGAGAGGGGCTTCGTCGATGACGACAAAGTCACCTTTGAAGTTTACGTCCAGGCAGATGCACCACACGGAGTGGC CTGGGACTCTAAGAAACACACAGGCTATGTTGGACTGAAGAACCAGGGAGCGACTTGCTACATGAACAGCCTGCTACAGACACTCTTCTTCACCAACCAACTACGACGG GCGGTGTACATGATGCCCACAGAGGGAGACGACTCGTCCAAGAGTGTCCCCCTTGCATTGCAGAGGGTTTTCTACGAGCTGCAACACAGCGACAAACCCGTCGGCACCAAGAAACTCACCAAGTCTTTTGG ATGGGAAACACTAGATAGCTTCATGCAACATGATGTGCAGGAGCTGTGCAGAGTG ctcctggacAATGTggagaataaaatgaaaggCACTTGTGTTGAGGGAACCATCCCCAAGCTCTTCAGAGGAAAGATGGTG TCATATATCCAGTGTAAACATGTGGACTACCGGTCAGAGCGGATAGAGGACTACTATGACATCCAACTAAGCataaaaggaaagaagaacA TCTTTGAGTCGTTCAAAGATTATGTTGCGACTGAACAGTTAGACGGAGACAACAAATACGACGCAGGAGAGCATGGCCTGCAG GAAGCAGAAAAGGGAGTGAAGTTCCTCACTTTTCCTCCGATCCTTCATCTGCAGCTGATGAGGTTCATGTATGACCCACAGACTGACCAGAACATCAAGATCAATGACAG GTTTGAGTTTCCAGATCAGTTACCTCTGGATGAGTTCCTTCAGAAGACGGACTCTAAGGACCCAGCCAACTACATCCTGCATGCAGTGCTGGTCCACAGCGGGGACAACCATGGCGGCCACTACGTCGTCTATCTTAATCCCAAAGGAGACGGCAAAGTGAGCGTCAAGGAACCAATA TGGTGCAAGTTTGACGATGACGTGGTGTCACGATGCACCAAGGAGGAAGCCATAGAACACAACTATGGTGGACACGATGATGACCTCTCAGTGCGCCACTGCACCAATGCGTACATGTTGGTCTACATCAGAGAGTCCAAGCTCA GTGAGGTGCTCCAGCCGATGACTGACGTGGACATCCCCCAGCAGCTGGTGGAgcgtctgcaggaggagaaaagggtCGAGGCCCAGAAGAGAAAGGAGCGTCAAGAGGCCCACCTCTACATGCAGGTCCAG ATGGTGACAGAAGACCAGTTCTGTGGTCATCAGGGCAATGACATGTACGACGAGGAGAAAGTGAAGTACACGGTCTTCAAGGTCCTGAAGAGCTCCACGCTGCAAGAGTTCGTCCTGAACCTCTCCCAGACAATG GGTTTCCCACAGGACCAGATGAGGCTGTGGCCCATGCAGGCCCGGAGCAATGGAACCAAGCGACCTGCCATGCTCGACTACGAGGCCGACTGCAACAAGTCG ATGATCGACTTGAGCGACAACGAGAACCCCTGGACAATATTTCTAGAGACGGTGGATCCAGAGATGGCTGCCAGCGGGGCCACGTTACCCAAGTTTGATAAAGACC atgaTGTCATGTTATTCTTGAAGATGTATGACCCCAAAACCAGAAGCTTAAATTATTGTGGACATATCTACACACCTATATCCTGCAAAATAA GAGACCTACTGCCAGTcatgtgtgagagagcaggTTTTCAGCAGGAAACAAGCCTTATCCTCTATGAG gaagtaaagcCCAATCTAACGGAGCGGATACAGGACTATGATGTCTCTCTGGACAAGGCCCTGGATGAGCTCATGGATGGGGACATCATTGTCTTCCAGAA GGACGACCCAGAGAACGACAGCAGCGAGCTGCCTACAGCCAAGGACTACTTCCGGGATCTGTACCACCGGGTGGACGTCATTTTCTGTGACAAGACCATCCACAACGACCCTGGCTTCGTGGTCACACTGTCCAACCGCATGAACTACTTTCAG gtggCCAAGACGGTAGCGCAGAGGTTGAACACAGATCCTATGCTGCTGCAGTTCTTCAAGTCACAGGG GGACGGTCCAGGGAATCCTCTCAGACACAACTATGAGGGAACGCTGCGGGACCTGCTGCAATTCTTCAAGCCTAGACAGCCCAAGAAACTCTACTACCAGCAG TTGAAGATGAAGATCACAGACTTTGAGAACAGGAGGAGTTTTAAATCCATATGGCTCAACACCCAGTTCAGAGAGGAG gagATCACCCTCTACCCTGACAAACATGGCTGTGTGCGGGACCTTTTGGAAGAATGTAAAAAAGCAGTGGAGCTCTCTGAAAAGGGCTCCGACAAGCTCAG GCTGTTAGAGATAGTAAGCTATAAAATCATCGGGGTTCACCAGGAGGACGAGCTGCTAGAATGTTTATCTCCGGCTGCCAGCCGCACCTTCAGAATAGag GAGATTCCTTTGGACCAGGTGGACTTGGACAAGGACAGTGAAATGTTAATCCCGGTCGCTCACTTCCACAAAGAGGTCTTTGGGACCTTTGGGATTCCCTTCTTGCTCAAGATCAGACAG GGCGAGTCCTTTCGGGACGTGATGAGGAGGATCCAGACCATGCTGGACATCCAGGAGAAAGAATTTGAGAAG tTCAAGTTTGCGATTGTGATGATGGGCCGGCATCAGTACATCACTGAAGACGAGTACGAGGTCAACCTGAAGGACTTTGAACAGCCAG GTAACATGTCCCAACCGCGCCCCTGGCTCGGGTTGGATCATTTCAACAAAGCTCCAAAGAGAGGTCGCTACACCTACCTGGAGAAAGCAATCAAGATCCACAACTAA
- the usp7 gene encoding ubiquitin carboxyl-terminal hydrolase 7 isoform X10, which produces MADGHNNTEDDMEDDTSWRSEATFRFVVERFSRLSESVLSPSCFVRNLPWKIMVMPRFYPDRPHQKSVGFFLQCNAESDSTSWSCHAQAMLKIINYKDDEKSFSRRISHLFFHKENDWGFSNFMSWSDVTDPERGFVDDDKVTFEVYVQADAPHGVAWDSKKHTGYVGLKNQGATCYMNSLLQTLFFTNQLRRAVYMMPTEGDDSSKSVPLALQRVFYELQHSDKPVGTKKLTKSFGWETLDSFMQHDVQELCRVLLDNVENKMKGTCVEGTIPKLFRGKMVSYIQCKHVDYRSERIEDYYDIQLSIKGKKNIFESFKDYVATEQLDGDNKYDAGEHGLQEAEKGVKFLTFPPILHLQLMRFMYDPQTDQNIKINDRFEFPDQLPLDEFLQKTDSKDPANYILHAVLVHSGDNHGGHYVVYLNPKGDGKVSVKEPIWCKFDDDVVSRCTKEEAIEHNYGGHDDDLSVRHCTNAYMLVYIRESKLSEVLQPMTDVDIPQQLVERLQEEKRVEAQKRKERQEAHLYMQVQMVTEDQFCGHQGNDMYDEEKVKYTVFKVLKSSTLQEFVLNLSQTMGFPQDQMRLWPMQARSNGTKRPAMLDYEADCNKSMIDLSDNENPWTIFLETVDPEMAASGATLPKFDKDHDVMLFLKMYDPKTRSLNYCGHIYTPISCKIRDLLPVMCERAGFQQETSLILYEEVKPNLTERIQDYDVSLDKALDELMDGDIIVFQKDDPENDSSELPTAKDYFRDLYHRVDVIFCDKTIHNDPGFVVTLSNRMNYFQVAKTVAQRLNTDPMLLQFFKSQGYRDGPGNPLRHNYEGTLRDLLQFFKPRQPKKLYYQQLKMKITDFENRRSFKSIWLNTQFREEEITLYPDKHGCVRDLLEECKKAVELSEKGSDKLRLLEIVSYKIIGVHQEDELLECLSPAASRTFRIEEIPLDQVDLDKDSEMLIPVAHFHKEVFGTFGIPFLLKIRQGESFRDVMRRIQTMLDIQEKEFEKFKFAIVMMGRHQYITEDEYEVNLKDFEQPGNMSQPRPWLGLDHFNKAPKRGRYTYLEKAIKIHN; this is translated from the exons ATGGCAGAtggacacaacaacacagaggatGACATGGAAGACG ACACCAGTTGGCGGTCAGAGGCGACGTTCCGGTTTGTGGTAGAACGTTTCAGCCGCCTGAGCGAGTCGGTGCTCAGCCCGTCCTGCTTTGTCCGGAACCTTCCATGGAAGATAATGGTGATGCCTCGCTTCTATCCAGACCGGCCACACCAGAAGAGCGTGGGCTTCTTCCTACAGTGTAACGCAGAGTCCGACTCAAC GTCGTGGTCTTGCCATGCGCAGGCCATGTTGAAGATCATCAACTACAAAGACGATGAGAAGTCTTTCAGCCGCAGGATCAGTCACCTGTTCTTCCACAAAGAGAATGACTGGGGCTTCTCCAACTTCATGTCCTGGAGT GATGTGACCGATCCAGAGAGGGGCTTCGTCGATGACGACAAAGTCACCTTTGAAGTTTACGTCCAGGCAGATGCACCACACGGAGTGGC CTGGGACTCTAAGAAACACACAGGCTATGTTGGACTGAAGAACCAGGGAGCGACTTGCTACATGAACAGCCTGCTACAGACACTCTTCTTCACCAACCAACTACGACGG GCGGTGTACATGATGCCCACAGAGGGAGACGACTCGTCCAAGAGTGTCCCCCTTGCATTGCAGAGGGTTTTCTACGAGCTGCAACACAGCGACAAACCCGTCGGCACCAAGAAACTCACCAAGTCTTTTGG ATGGGAAACACTAGATAGCTTCATGCAACATGATGTGCAGGAGCTGTGCAGAGTG ctcctggacAATGTggagaataaaatgaaaggCACTTGTGTTGAGGGAACCATCCCCAAGCTCTTCAGAGGAAAGATGGTG TCATATATCCAGTGTAAACATGTGGACTACCGGTCAGAGCGGATAGAGGACTACTATGACATCCAACTAAGCataaaaggaaagaagaacA TCTTTGAGTCGTTCAAAGATTATGTTGCGACTGAACAGTTAGACGGAGACAACAAATACGACGCAGGAGAGCATGGCCTGCAG GAAGCAGAAAAGGGAGTGAAGTTCCTCACTTTTCCTCCGATCCTTCATCTGCAGCTGATGAGGTTCATGTATGACCCACAGACTGACCAGAACATCAAGATCAATGACAG GTTTGAGTTTCCAGATCAGTTACCTCTGGATGAGTTCCTTCAGAAGACGGACTCTAAGGACCCAGCCAACTACATCCTGCATGCAGTGCTGGTCCACAGCGGGGACAACCATGGCGGCCACTACGTCGTCTATCTTAATCCCAAAGGAGACGGCAAAGTGAGCGTCAAGGAACCAATA TGGTGCAAGTTTGACGATGACGTGGTGTCACGATGCACCAAGGAGGAAGCCATAGAACACAACTATGGTGGACACGATGATGACCTCTCAGTGCGCCACTGCACCAATGCGTACATGTTGGTCTACATCAGAGAGTCCAAGCTCA GTGAGGTGCTCCAGCCGATGACTGACGTGGACATCCCCCAGCAGCTGGTGGAgcgtctgcaggaggagaaaagggtCGAGGCCCAGAAGAGAAAGGAGCGTCAAGAGGCCCACCTCTACATGCAGGTCCAG ATGGTGACAGAAGACCAGTTCTGTGGTCATCAGGGCAATGACATGTACGACGAGGAGAAAGTGAAGTACACGGTCTTCAAGGTCCTGAAGAGCTCCACGCTGCAAGAGTTCGTCCTGAACCTCTCCCAGACAATG GGTTTCCCACAGGACCAGATGAGGCTGTGGCCCATGCAGGCCCGGAGCAATGGAACCAAGCGACCTGCCATGCTCGACTACGAGGCCGACTGCAACAAGTCG ATGATCGACTTGAGCGACAACGAGAACCCCTGGACAATATTTCTAGAGACGGTGGATCCAGAGATGGCTGCCAGCGGGGCCACGTTACCCAAGTTTGATAAAGACC atgaTGTCATGTTATTCTTGAAGATGTATGACCCCAAAACCAGAAGCTTAAATTATTGTGGACATATCTACACACCTATATCCTGCAAAATAA GAGACCTACTGCCAGTcatgtgtgagagagcaggTTTTCAGCAGGAAACAAGCCTTATCCTCTATGAG gaagtaaagcCCAATCTAACGGAGCGGATACAGGACTATGATGTCTCTCTGGACAAGGCCCTGGATGAGCTCATGGATGGGGACATCATTGTCTTCCAGAA GGACGACCCAGAGAACGACAGCAGCGAGCTGCCTACAGCCAAGGACTACTTCCGGGATCTGTACCACCGGGTGGACGTCATTTTCTGTGACAAGACCATCCACAACGACCCTGGCTTCGTGGTCACACTGTCCAACCGCATGAACTACTTTCAG gtggCCAAGACGGTAGCGCAGAGGTTGAACACAGATCCTATGCTGCTGCAGTTCTTCAAGTCACAGGG GTACAGGGACGGTCCAGGGAATCCTCTCAGACACAACTATGAGGGAACGCTGCGGGACCTGCTGCAATTCTTCAAGCCTAGACAGCCCAAGAAACTCTACTACCAGCAG TTGAAGATGAAGATCACAGACTTTGAGAACAGGAGGAGTTTTAAATCCATATGGCTCAACACCCAGTTCAGAGAGGAG gagATCACCCTCTACCCTGACAAACATGGCTGTGTGCGGGACCTTTTGGAAGAATGTAAAAAAGCAGTGGAGCTCTCTGAAAAGGGCTCCGACAAGCTCAG GCTGTTAGAGATAGTAAGCTATAAAATCATCGGGGTTCACCAGGAGGACGAGCTGCTAGAATGTTTATCTCCGGCTGCCAGCCGCACCTTCAGAATAGag GAGATTCCTTTGGACCAGGTGGACTTGGACAAGGACAGTGAAATGTTAATCCCGGTCGCTCACTTCCACAAAGAGGTCTTTGGGACCTTTGGGATTCCCTTCTTGCTCAAGATCAGACAG GGCGAGTCCTTTCGGGACGTGATGAGGAGGATCCAGACCATGCTGGACATCCAGGAGAAAGAATTTGAGAAG tTCAAGTTTGCGATTGTGATGATGGGCCGGCATCAGTACATCACTGAAGACGAGTACGAGGTCAACCTGAAGGACTTTGAACAGCCAG GTAACATGTCCCAACCGCGCCCCTGGCTCGGGTTGGATCATTTCAACAAAGCTCCAAAGAGAGGTCGCTACACCTACCTGGAGAAAGCAATCAAGATCCACAACTAA
- the usp7 gene encoding ubiquitin carboxyl-terminal hydrolase 7 isoform X1 — protein sequence MNHHHTQQQQQQKAGEQQLSEPEDMEMEAGDTDDPPRLPANPVINGNVAMADGHNNTEDDMEDDTSWRSEATFRFVVERFSRLSESVLSPSCFVRNLPWKIMVMPRFYPDRPHQKSVGFFLQCNAESDSTFGQNTEMLDADITACPRSWSCHAQAMLKIINYKDDEKSFSRRISHLFFHKENDWGFSNFMSWSDVTDPERGFVDDDKVTFEVYVQADAPHGVAWDSKKHTGYVGLKNQGATCYMNSLLQTLFFTNQLRRAVYMMPTEGDDSSKSVPLALQRVFYELQHSDKPVGTKKLTKSFGWETLDSFMQHDVQELCRVLLDNVENKMKGTCVEGTIPKLFRGKMVSYIQCKHVDYRSERIEDYYDIQLSIKGKKNIFESFKDYVATEQLDGDNKYDAGEHGLQEAEKGVKFLTFPPILHLQLMRFMYDPQTDQNIKINDRFEFPDQLPLDEFLQKTDSKDPANYILHAVLVHSGDNHGGHYVVYLNPKGDGKVSVKEPIWCKFDDDVVSRCTKEEAIEHNYGGHDDDLSVRHCTNAYMLVYIRESKLSEVLQPMTDVDIPQQLVERLQEEKRVEAQKRKERQEAHLYMQVQMVTEDQFCGHQGNDMYDEEKVKYTVFKVLKSSTLQEFVLNLSQTMGFPQDQMRLWPMQARSNGTKRPAMLDYEADCNKSMIDLSDNENPWTIFLETVDPEMAASGATLPKFDKDHDVMLFLKMYDPKTRSLNYCGHIYTPISCKIRDLLPVMCERAGFQQETSLILYEEVKPNLTERIQDYDVSLDKALDELMDGDIIVFQKDDPENDSSELPTAKDYFRDLYHRVDVIFCDKTIHNDPGFVVTLSNRMNYFQVAKTVAQRLNTDPMLLQFFKSQGYRDGPGNPLRHNYEGTLRDLLQFFKPRQPKKLYYQQLKMKITDFENRRSFKSIWLNTQFREEEITLYPDKHGCVRDLLEECKKAVELSEKGSDKLRLLEIVSYKIIGVHQEDELLECLSPAASRTFRIEEIPLDQVDLDKDSEMLIPVAHFHKEVFGTFGIPFLLKIRQGESFRDVMRRIQTMLDIQEKEFEKFKFAIVMMGRHQYITEDEYEVNLKDFEQPGNMSQPRPWLGLDHFNKAPKRGRYTYLEKAIKIHN from the exons CTGGGGACACAGACGATCCTCCAAGACTCCCAGCCAACCCTGTGATCAATGGTAACGTGGCCATGGCAGAtggacacaacaacacagaggatGACATGGAAGACG ACACCAGTTGGCGGTCAGAGGCGACGTTCCGGTTTGTGGTAGAACGTTTCAGCCGCCTGAGCGAGTCGGTGCTCAGCCCGTCCTGCTTTGTCCGGAACCTTCCATGGAAGATAATGGTGATGCCTCGCTTCTATCCAGACCGGCCACACCAGAAGAGCGTGGGCTTCTTCCTACAGTGTAACGCAGAGTCCGACTCAAC TTTTGGccaaaacactgaaatgttaGATGCAGACATCACCGCATGTCCCAG GTCGTGGTCTTGCCATGCGCAGGCCATGTTGAAGATCATCAACTACAAAGACGATGAGAAGTCTTTCAGCCGCAGGATCAGTCACCTGTTCTTCCACAAAGAGAATGACTGGGGCTTCTCCAACTTCATGTCCTGGAGT GATGTGACCGATCCAGAGAGGGGCTTCGTCGATGACGACAAAGTCACCTTTGAAGTTTACGTCCAGGCAGATGCACCACACGGAGTGGC CTGGGACTCTAAGAAACACACAGGCTATGTTGGACTGAAGAACCAGGGAGCGACTTGCTACATGAACAGCCTGCTACAGACACTCTTCTTCACCAACCAACTACGACGG GCGGTGTACATGATGCCCACAGAGGGAGACGACTCGTCCAAGAGTGTCCCCCTTGCATTGCAGAGGGTTTTCTACGAGCTGCAACACAGCGACAAACCCGTCGGCACCAAGAAACTCACCAAGTCTTTTGG ATGGGAAACACTAGATAGCTTCATGCAACATGATGTGCAGGAGCTGTGCAGAGTG ctcctggacAATGTggagaataaaatgaaaggCACTTGTGTTGAGGGAACCATCCCCAAGCTCTTCAGAGGAAAGATGGTG TCATATATCCAGTGTAAACATGTGGACTACCGGTCAGAGCGGATAGAGGACTACTATGACATCCAACTAAGCataaaaggaaagaagaacA TCTTTGAGTCGTTCAAAGATTATGTTGCGACTGAACAGTTAGACGGAGACAACAAATACGACGCAGGAGAGCATGGCCTGCAG GAAGCAGAAAAGGGAGTGAAGTTCCTCACTTTTCCTCCGATCCTTCATCTGCAGCTGATGAGGTTCATGTATGACCCACAGACTGACCAGAACATCAAGATCAATGACAG GTTTGAGTTTCCAGATCAGTTACCTCTGGATGAGTTCCTTCAGAAGACGGACTCTAAGGACCCAGCCAACTACATCCTGCATGCAGTGCTGGTCCACAGCGGGGACAACCATGGCGGCCACTACGTCGTCTATCTTAATCCCAAAGGAGACGGCAAAGTGAGCGTCAAGGAACCAATA TGGTGCAAGTTTGACGATGACGTGGTGTCACGATGCACCAAGGAGGAAGCCATAGAACACAACTATGGTGGACACGATGATGACCTCTCAGTGCGCCACTGCACCAATGCGTACATGTTGGTCTACATCAGAGAGTCCAAGCTCA GTGAGGTGCTCCAGCCGATGACTGACGTGGACATCCCCCAGCAGCTGGTGGAgcgtctgcaggaggagaaaagggtCGAGGCCCAGAAGAGAAAGGAGCGTCAAGAGGCCCACCTCTACATGCAGGTCCAG ATGGTGACAGAAGACCAGTTCTGTGGTCATCAGGGCAATGACATGTACGACGAGGAGAAAGTGAAGTACACGGTCTTCAAGGTCCTGAAGAGCTCCACGCTGCAAGAGTTCGTCCTGAACCTCTCCCAGACAATG GGTTTCCCACAGGACCAGATGAGGCTGTGGCCCATGCAGGCCCGGAGCAATGGAACCAAGCGACCTGCCATGCTCGACTACGAGGCCGACTGCAACAAGTCG ATGATCGACTTGAGCGACAACGAGAACCCCTGGACAATATTTCTAGAGACGGTGGATCCAGAGATGGCTGCCAGCGGGGCCACGTTACCCAAGTTTGATAAAGACC atgaTGTCATGTTATTCTTGAAGATGTATGACCCCAAAACCAGAAGCTTAAATTATTGTGGACATATCTACACACCTATATCCTGCAAAATAA GAGACCTACTGCCAGTcatgtgtgagagagcaggTTTTCAGCAGGAAACAAGCCTTATCCTCTATGAG gaagtaaagcCCAATCTAACGGAGCGGATACAGGACTATGATGTCTCTCTGGACAAGGCCCTGGATGAGCTCATGGATGGGGACATCATTGTCTTCCAGAA GGACGACCCAGAGAACGACAGCAGCGAGCTGCCTACAGCCAAGGACTACTTCCGGGATCTGTACCACCGGGTGGACGTCATTTTCTGTGACAAGACCATCCACAACGACCCTGGCTTCGTGGTCACACTGTCCAACCGCATGAACTACTTTCAG gtggCCAAGACGGTAGCGCAGAGGTTGAACACAGATCCTATGCTGCTGCAGTTCTTCAAGTCACAGGG GTACAGGGACGGTCCAGGGAATCCTCTCAGACACAACTATGAGGGAACGCTGCGGGACCTGCTGCAATTCTTCAAGCCTAGACAGCCCAAGAAACTCTACTACCAGCAG TTGAAGATGAAGATCACAGACTTTGAGAACAGGAGGAGTTTTAAATCCATATGGCTCAACACCCAGTTCAGAGAGGAG gagATCACCCTCTACCCTGACAAACATGGCTGTGTGCGGGACCTTTTGGAAGAATGTAAAAAAGCAGTGGAGCTCTCTGAAAAGGGCTCCGACAAGCTCAG GCTGTTAGAGATAGTAAGCTATAAAATCATCGGGGTTCACCAGGAGGACGAGCTGCTAGAATGTTTATCTCCGGCTGCCAGCCGCACCTTCAGAATAGag GAGATTCCTTTGGACCAGGTGGACTTGGACAAGGACAGTGAAATGTTAATCCCGGTCGCTCACTTCCACAAAGAGGTCTTTGGGACCTTTGGGATTCCCTTCTTGCTCAAGATCAGACAG GGCGAGTCCTTTCGGGACGTGATGAGGAGGATCCAGACCATGCTGGACATCCAGGAGAAAGAATTTGAGAAG tTCAAGTTTGCGATTGTGATGATGGGCCGGCATCAGTACATCACTGAAGACGAGTACGAGGTCAACCTGAAGGACTTTGAACAGCCAG GTAACATGTCCCAACCGCGCCCCTGGCTCGGGTTGGATCATTTCAACAAAGCTCCAAAGAGAGGTCGCTACACCTACCTGGAGAAAGCAATCAAGATCCACAACTAA